The Coriobacteriia bacterium DNA window GAAGGCTCCGCCTGCTTCGCCCGCGTCGAGCAGTGCGCCGAGGAACTTGTCGCCGGATACGCCTGTCGAGCAGTCGAGGTACGCGATCATGGCGCGGGGTGCGGCTCGGCGCTCGCGGCGGTCTCGGCGGGCGTCGCGTCGAGCGCAGCCGCCCAGGCCGGCCGGTTGATGCGCGCAGCGAGCAGGCCCGCACCGAAGCCATTGTCGATGTTGACGACGCCGATGCCACCTGCGCACGAGTTCAGCATCGTGAGCAGTGCTGATACGCCGCCGAAGTTGGCGCCGTATCCCACACTCGTGGGGACGGCGACGACCGGCACCTCGACGAGCCCGGCGACAAGCGAGGGCAGCGCCCCCTCCATGCCCGCCACGGCGACCAGGACGCGCGCATCGCGCAGCAGTTCCGTGTGCTCGAGCACGCGATGAACGCCCGCAACGCCGACGTCGTAGAGCCGCGACACGCGGCAGCCCATGAGCTCCGCGGTACGGGCTGCCTCCTCGGCGACCGGGATATCGGCGGTGCCGCCACTCGCGACCACGACGAGCCCTTCACTGACGGGGTGCGTGCGGCGGTCGACCCACGCCAGCCGAGCTGTGGTGTCGATGACTGCATCGTCGGCGACGCTGGCGAAGGCCTCGGCGTTCTCGGAGTCGCACCGGGTCGCGAGAAGCACGTCGGAGCGCGACAGGATCTCCTCGGAGATTCGGGCGACCTGCTCGGGAGTCTTGCCCTGGCAGAATATGACCTCGGGGAAGCCGCAGCGAACCGCGCGATGATGGTCGATGCGAGCCTCGACGCGGCCCTGCTCGGATAGCGACGCTGTTGAGAAGTCGCCGAGCGTATGCACTGCGTCCTCAGGCGAAAGCGCGCCTTCGGCAACGCTGCGCAGGAGCTCGATGATCGAGTCGGAATGCATGAATCTCCAGCGATCCGGCCGTGTGCGCCAGAGCACAGGCGATCGGGTAGGGTCGGCTATACTTGTACCACGAACGGCGATCTCGCCGTTCGAGTCGTCCCTGCTCGAGTGGAGTCCCGTGACCCCGGATTCATCCGGCAATCGCATGCTGGGCGAAGAGCGTATGTATCTCGCGCTCCGCTTGATGATGCTTGTCGTTGGACTCGGGCTTTTCGTGACGGGGCTCCTTCCCTCCACCGGCGTGCCGCAGCGCAACGTCGCTCTGCTGGCTCTGGCGCTCATGCTGGTGGGTACGGTCGTGATGCTCGTCGGGGCGTTCGCCCGTTCGTACCGCATCTCTCAGATGATGCTGTGGGTGCTGCCGGTCGATCTCGTGAGTCTCGCCGCGTACACGTGGTTGCTCGGCCCACGCGATGCGCTCGTCGGCGTGTACGCACTGCTCGTCATCTTGTACGCGATGACGGCGAAGCGCGGAGTCGCGCTGCTCGCGACCATCGGCCTTGTGTGTGCCTACACCACCGCCCACCTCGTGGCGAGCACCCAAACACCTCTCGATCTCGTTGAGGTGGGCGTCTCCATGGTCGCGTTGCTGTGCATCGGGCTCATCGTTGCCAACGCCGTCGGCCGGCAACGTCAGCGTGACGCCCAGGTCGAGGAGATTCTGGCCGACCGCGAGCGGATGAATGAGCAGCTTGCGCGGCGCCTCGGCGAGCTTCAGGCCGTCGCCCGGATCACGGAGATCATCCACTCGTCACTCGATTTCGATGAGGTCGGAGAGCTGGTACTCGACACCATCGCCAAGGTCATCGACTTCCCGTCACTCGCGATCTTCGTCATCGACAAGGAGACGTCGGAGACGTTGTTTTCGTCGAGTGTCGGTATGCCGCGGCCCGAGGGGGTCGTTGACGGTGCGACCGTCGACCTCGACTCGGTGAGCGGCCACCTCAACTGCCAGCGGGCTTTCGACCATGGGTCGCTCATGGTGCTCTTCTGCGCCAACGGCGAAGATATGGAGCGGCTCACCGAAGAGGACCGGCTCGTCATCTACGCACTCGCCAGCGAGCTCGTTGTGGCGGTCGAGAACTCCCGGCTCTACAAGCTGACCAGGCGGCTTGCTGTGACCGACGAGCTCACCGGCATCGCCAACTACCGTTATCTGCAGCAGCGGATAGACGAGGAGATGTCTCGCGCGAAGCGGTTCGGCAAGGATCTGTCGCTGCTCATGATCGACACGGACGACTTCAAGGGCTTCAACGACGCGTACGGTCACCTCGCCGGCGACCGCGCGCTCTCCGAGTTCGGCGGGGTGCTCGGCCGGGCCGTCCGCGACATCGACGTGATCGCGCGCTACGGCGGCGAGGAGTTCGCTGTCGTGCTGCCCGAGACCGATGCCGCCGGCGCATTCGTGGCCGCCGAGAAGATCCGTGAGGCGTTCTCGGAGCACCTGTTCCCCGACGACACCGGCGCCCGTACTTGTACGCTGACGGTGAGTATCGGCATGGCGACGTACCCGACGAATGCTGAGAGCAAGGACGCACTGCTGCGAGAGTCCGATGACGCGTTGTATCGCGCCAAGAACTCCGGCAAGAACCGCGTCTGCGCCCCAGGCCAATCGCCCGAACCGTTCATCTCACCACGGAGACGATGATGACTCGTTACGCATTCCTCGGACCGGCAGGCACGTTCTCTGAAGAGGCACTCGGACTGCTTGCGGTCGATGGCCTGGAGCCGGTTGAGTGCACGAGCATCCCCGAGGTGTTCGAGGCCGTTGAGCGCGGCCGTGCCGATGCGGGCGTCGTCCCGATCGAGAACTCGATCGAAGGCTCAGTGCCGGCGACCCTCGACGCCCTCGCGTTCGACACGCAGTTGGAGATCCAGAGTGAGCTCGTGCTCGATATCCACTTCAACCTCGTCGCCGCCCCCGGAACGGGTATGGCCGACGTGGCTTCCGTAGTCGCGCACCCTCAGGCGAGCGGGCAGTGCCGCCGCTGGCTTGAGCGCAATCTCCCCGGTCGTCCGGTGGTCGCTGCCAACTCCAACGCCGAGGCGGTCCAGACCGCCGTCGTGAGTCCGGGGGTAGCCGCACTGGGACCCGCCGTGGCGGCGAGGCTCTATGGGGGCGCGATTCTTGAAGAGAACGTCGAGGACTACGCCGGCAATCAGACGCGCTTCGTGGTGATCGGGAGGGGCATCTGCGAGCCGACCGGCAAGGACAAGACCTCGCTGGCACTGTTCATGAAGAAGGACAGGCCGGGCACGCTGCTCATGATTCTCTCGGAGTTCGCGTATGGCGGTATGAACCTGACCAAGATCCAGTCGCGCCCCACCAAGCGCCAGCTGGGGGACTACATGTTCTTCGTCGACCTCGAGGGGCATGTCGACGATGCGCACGTGAAGACCGCGCTGGACTGCTTGCGGTTGAAGCTGCGCGAGGTCAAGGTGCTCGGGAGTTACCCCCGGGTCTAGGACCGGCGCGCGATCGGTGCCACCTAGTCTTGGTAGACGCGACCCGAGTCGGCGACGCCCTCGACCTTCTTGAGGCGCTCCACGGAGTCGACCTCGCTGCCGGCCGGCACGGTCACGACAAACCTGCCGCCGCCCATGTCGATGATCTCGGAGCTCGATATCCGCGCGTCTGAGAGCGCGCGCTGAACGTCGGCTCCTGCCTCCAGCCACACTGAGATCGATCCATCCAGCGGCGTCTTGCCTTCGACGGGGACGATCTGCTGTGCGCCACTGCGCTTACTCGCCCCGCTGAACATGGAGCTGCAGTCTCGAAGCATCAGGAGCACCAGGATGATGACGACGATTGCGATGATCGCGACGATGATGCCCAACAAGCTACGCCGAGGCTTCTTCTCTTCCTCGGGTGGCTCTTCGACCTCTTGATCGTACGTGGTCGTATCGTCCGACATCGGGACATCCCTTGGCGCCAAACGCGAGCCCGGTATGGCTCGCGTGCAGTTGACTCACTCCGAGTATACCCGCGAGCGGGTGCTACACGCCAAAGCGCGCGGGGCCGCTCGTTCGACCCATCTACGACACCAGGATGCCGCGGACGATGCCGACGTAGTCGGGGGTCTGTGGTGCGGATGCCTTCGCGGTGTTGTTGAGGCCCGACGCTCTCCATGCCGTGACCACTGCGCGTCCTGCCGGCTCGAAGAACTCCTCGAGGTAGCGCGCATAGCCGCGGGTGTCGTAGTCGACCGTGCCGTCGGCGCGCACGTAGTTTCCGCTGTGTACGCACGACAGAGCGCTACCGCCAAGCGCCCAGCCCGGTGCGAGCTGCGCGATTTCGTCTCCAGATGCATGGCGTAGCGGAGTGAGAAGCTCGATCCCGGCCGACGCCACCACGCGTGTCTCCGCATCGATCGAAGCGTCGGTCTGCGAGAGCTTGATGCGGCCATCGTGGGTATCGCGTTCGCCCGTAATGATCGGCGCGCAGCCGAGCGCCCACGACAGTGGCACTCGGGCGAGATGCACGTACAGGTGGCAGGCGAGACAGGGCGACGAGACGCCGAAGCGATCCGCGATCTCGGCCGCGAATCGGCCGTTGAGGGCCGCCCACAGCTCCGGGGCGCCGATTCGTAGCGGGTCGAGCACCTCGACTTCATCGGCGAGTGTGTCGCGCAGCAGTGTCACGGCGGAGAGCGGCGCGTCCGGATCGCCGTATTCGGTGCCGGTCGCCACGCTGGTGGGCAGCACCGCCGAGAACCCCTCGGAGCGAACAGCCGAGACGATCGCAGCTACGGAGTCGCGACCGGCGATGGCGCCGATCGCCAGGCCGGGCAGGGCGCGCAACATCGAGATACGGTCCGCGCCGAGTGCCGCAGCAGCGCGTTCCGCCTGGACGAAGCTCACGTGTCGAGCCTTCCCTCGGGGACAACCATGCCCTCATGGTAGAGCAGCCATGGGTGCGCCGGGTCGCTCTTCGCGGCATACATCGCGACGTCTGCCTTGACGAGCAACGACCGGGCATCGTCGGTGAGCGGGTTGAATCGAGCGAGCCCGACGCTTGCCGCGATGCTGATCTCGTGACCGAGTGCGTTGATCGGAGCCTCGACGCGTGCGACCAGGCGCTGAGCGACCTTCTCGAGTTCGTCGTAGCCGGTCATGCGCCTGAGCACCATCACGAACTCATCGCCGCCGATACGCGCAACCACGTCCTGTGAACGGGTCTCCTCGGCGAGTCGGCGTCCGACCTCGATGAGCACCGCGTCACCGACGTCGTGACCGTAGCGGTCGTTGACCGGCTTGAAGTGGTCGAGGTCGAGGTACGCGAGTCCGAGAATGTCGCCGAATCGCTGGGAGTCGGCGATAGCCGCAGCGAGTCGTTCATCGAAGAAGATGCGGTTCGACAGACCGGTGAGCCCGTCGTGGTAGGCGAGGTGTTCGAGTGCGCGCTTCGACTCGACCCACTCGCTGATATCCCGGATCACCGCGATCAACACAGGCCCGAGCGCCGTATCGACGCGCCTGGAGCTGACTTCGGTGTCGACCAGCGACCCGTCCTTCCTGCGAACAGCGCTGTCGAACATGAGATGCCCCTCAACCAAAAGCGTCTCGATGCGCCTCGGCGCAGCCCTCAGCTGGCGCGGAGCCACCCAGCCGTAGGGCGGCAGGGCCATGATCTCCTGGGTGTCGTAGCCGAGAAGCTCCGAGGCGCCCTGATTCGCCCAGATGATGGTCCCATCGGGGCGATGCGCGATTATCGCGTCGAACGCCGAGTCCACGAGCGTGCAGAAGAATGTGGCCTGCTCGGCGGGCGAGAGCCGTGCGCCGATATCCGGAGCCAGACGCAGCGGATGCTCGTCGATACTCACGGCTTCCGGTAGGTCGGATTCTGTTCCACCCGGCGGGGTGTTGATGGTCTCGGTCACTCATGACCACCGATCGCTAGTCGCGTCGCTTCAGCACCGCTCGACGCGAAGTGGGGCTCGTGCGCTTAGCCTCGTACATCTCGATGTCAGCGCGCATGAGCAACGAGCGTGCATCGTCGTCAGGCATGAACGTTGCGAGCCCGACGCTCGCTCGCAGATTGAAGCGATTGTCCCCCATTACGACGGGTTCATGAACCCTGGCGATGAGCTTGTCGGCAAGCGCTTCGAAGTCGCCAGCCGACACCACGCGAGGGAAGATCACCACGAACTCGTCTCCGCCCAGTCGAGCCACGGTATCGCCTTGACGAATCGAGCCTTCGAGCCGGTGGGCGAGCGCAATGAGAACCTGATCGCCGACCGCGTGCCCGTAGGCATCGTTGATGTCCTTGAAGTCATCCAAGTCGATGAACGCCACGCCGAGCAGGTCCTCGTGTCGGCGGGCGTTGGAGATGGCTACTTCGAGGCGGTCTTCGAACAGAGCCCGATTGGCCAGGCCGGTCAGCGGATCGTGAAACGCGAGATTCTCGAGTACCTCGTGCGCCCTGACCTGCTCGGTGATGTCCCGGCTGACGGCCACGATGTAGGACCCGGTCGGGGCATCCACCCAGCGTGTGTGGACGTCGTGCACGGCCTCAAGGCCGTCGGGCCGAGTGATGCTGGAGACGAAGGTCACGCCGCCCTTCTGCTTGATGGCTGCGAGGCGGGTGGCACGAGCCTCATCGCTCATCTCGGCGCTCCAGCCCCAGGGGGGAAGGTCGCCAAACTCGTCGACCGTGAGTCCGATCTGACTGGCGGCGGCCTGGTTGAAGCGGACGATCGTTCCATCGGGACGGTGGATGATGATGGCATCGCCGGCAAGGTCGAGAGCCAGCGAAGCGAGCTTCAACTG harbors:
- the larB gene encoding nickel pincer cofactor biosynthesis protein LarB translates to MHSDSIIELLRSVAEGALSPEDAVHTLGDFSTASLSEQGRVEARIDHHRAVRCGFPEVIFCQGKTPEQVARISEEILSRSDVLLATRCDSENAEAFASVADDAVIDTTARLAWVDRRTHPVSEGLVVVASGGTADIPVAEEAARTAELMGCRVSRLYDVGVAGVHRVLEHTELLRDARVLVAVAGMEGALPSLVAGLVEVPVVAVPTSVGYGANFGGVSALLTMLNSCAGGIGVVNIDNGFGAGLLAARINRPAWAAALDATPAETAASAEPHPAP
- a CDS encoding diguanylate cyclase is translated as MTPDSSGNRMLGEERMYLALRLMMLVVGLGLFVTGLLPSTGVPQRNVALLALALMLVGTVVMLVGAFARSYRISQMMLWVLPVDLVSLAAYTWLLGPRDALVGVYALLVILYAMTAKRGVALLATIGLVCAYTTAHLVASTQTPLDLVEVGVSMVALLCIGLIVANAVGRQRQRDAQVEEILADRERMNEQLARRLGELQAVARITEIIHSSLDFDEVGELVLDTIAKVIDFPSLAIFVIDKETSETLFSSSVGMPRPEGVVDGATVDLDSVSGHLNCQRAFDHGSLMVLFCANGEDMERLTEEDRLVIYALASELVVAVENSRLYKLTRRLAVTDELTGIANYRYLQQRIDEEMSRAKRFGKDLSLLMIDTDDFKGFNDAYGHLAGDRALSEFGGVLGRAVRDIDVIARYGGEEFAVVLPETDAAGAFVAAEKIREAFSEHLFPDDTGARTCTLTVSIGMATYPTNAESKDALLRESDDALYRAKNSGKNRVCAPGQSPEPFISPRRR
- the pheA gene encoding prephenate dehydratase: MMTRYAFLGPAGTFSEEALGLLAVDGLEPVECTSIPEVFEAVERGRADAGVVPIENSIEGSVPATLDALAFDTQLEIQSELVLDIHFNLVAAPGTGMADVASVVAHPQASGQCRRWLERNLPGRPVVAANSNAEAVQTAVVSPGVAALGPAVAARLYGGAILEENVEDYAGNQTRFVVIGRGICEPTGKDKTSLALFMKKDRPGTLLMILSEFAYGGMNLTKIQSRPTKRQLGDYMFFVDLEGHVDDAHVKTALDCLRLKLREVKVLGSYPRV
- a CDS encoding diguanylate cyclase encodes the protein MTETINTPPGGTESDLPEAVSIDEHPLRLAPDIGARLSPAEQATFFCTLVDSAFDAIIAHRPDGTIIWANQGASELLGYDTQEIMALPPYGWVAPRQLRAAPRRIETLLVEGHLMFDSAVRRKDGSLVDTEVSSRRVDTALGPVLIAVIRDISEWVESKRALEHLAYHDGLTGLSNRIFFDERLAAAIADSQRFGDILGLAYLDLDHFKPVNDRYGHDVGDAVLIEVGRRLAEETRSQDVVARIGGDEFVMVLRRMTGYDELEKVAQRLVARVEAPINALGHEISIAASVGLARFNPLTDDARSLLVKADVAMYAAKSDPAHPWLLYHEGMVVPEGRLDT
- a CDS encoding sensor domain-containing diguanylate cyclase; protein product: MQDADGRSGAMSHDDEVEQQLKLASLALDLAGDAIIIHRPDGTIVRFNQAAASQIGLTVDEFGDLPPWGWSAEMSDEARATRLAAIKQKGGVTFVSSITRPDGLEAVHDVHTRWVDAPTGSYIVAVSRDITEQVRAHEVLENLAFHDPLTGLANRALFEDRLEVAISNARRHEDLLGVAFIDLDDFKDINDAYGHAVGDQVLIALAHRLEGSIRQGDTVARLGGDEFVVIFPRVVSAGDFEALADKLIARVHEPVVMGDNRFNLRASVGLATFMPDDDARSLLMRADIEMYEAKRTSPTSRRAVLKRRD